The Malus domestica chromosome 10, GDT2T_hap1 genome contains a region encoding:
- the LOC103412173 gene encoding uncharacterized protein, with translation MAEEVHKVILNVYDLSQGLARQMSTAFLGKAIEGIWHTGLVVYGNEYYFGGGIQHAPAGSTPYGTPIKVVDLGVTHVPKDVFEMYLQEISPRYTAETYSLLTHNCNNFSNEVAQFLVGATIPDYILQLPNEVMGSPMGALIMPMIQNLEATLRSGAAPQAPQFRPTSMVQTMTNTAKPLSTSNKETGDKSKSGAQQVTKSEERGASGSVVKPPNGVVDPLGDARSKVQEEISAEFAAIMASGTLRASEAAALATRRVMQRYGHAGTTMSQG, from the exons ATGGCAGAG GAGGTTCACAAGGTTATTTTGAATGTATACGACTTAAGCCAAGGATTAGCTAGGCAAATGTCCACGGCTTTCTTGGGGAAAGCCATCGAGGGCATATG GCACACGGGATTGGTGGTTTATGGTAATGAGTACTATTTTGGGGGAGGCATACAACATGCTCCTGCTGGGTCAACACCGTATGGGACACCAATTAAAGTGGTAGATTTGGGTGTCACACATGTGCCCAAGGATGTATTTGAGATGTATTTGCAGGAGATCAGTCCCCGGTATACTGCGGAAACCTATAGTTTACTTACTCACAATTGCAATAACTTTAGCAATGAGGTTGCTCAGTTTTTGGTGGGTGCAACCATTCCGGACTATATTTTGCAGCTTCCTAATGAAGTTATGGGCAGTCCAATGGGAGCTCTTATTA TGCCCATGATACAGAATCTGGAAGCAACATTGAGAAGTGGTGCTGCTCCTCAAGCTCCACAGTTCAGGCCTACTTCCATGGTGCAAACGATGACTAACACTGCGAAACCCTTGAGCACTTCCAACAAGGAGACTGGTGACAAATCGAAATCTGGAGCGCAGCAGGTCACCAAGTCAGAGGAGCGGGGAGCATCAGGAAGTGTGGTTAAACCTCCCAACGGAGTTGTAGATCCTCTCGGGGATGCTCGAAGTAAGGTGCAAGAGGAGATCTCTGCTGAGTTTGCTGCAATCATGGCAAGTGGAACACTGCGGGCAAGCGAGGCTGCAGCGCTTGCAACGAGAAGAGTGATGCAGAGATATGGTCATGCAGGTACCACGATGTCACAGGGTTAA
- the LOC114824501 gene encoding uncharacterized transporter C405.03c-like, whose amino-acid sequence MKSEVGKWVLGLVYIFAVASIWIAASFVVQSVVDAGVSPFLITYICNSLFVIYIPLVEIGRYLEDNFEGFWIWRSRKSSPLQRLGDSEQITLLEETDGVVKADAEEGEVNLGAEPKVVLYELVGTSATQDNGTETVDKQVDEKGRWTRTRVAKVSLLISPFWFFAQLTFNLSLKYTTVTSNTILSSSSSLFTFLVALVFLGEKFTLVKLISVLLCMGGTIIVSLGDSRTALSAIASNPLLGDILALVSAAFYSVYITLIRKKLPDEDDEKSGRASMAQFLGFLGLSNLLIFLPVALILHFSKLEPFYMLTWEQVGLIVGKGLLDNVLSDYLWAKAVLLTTTTVATAGLTIQVPLAAIVDSMTGHAPHFADYLGAVAVMIGFAGINIPADAFNRPKEAILARESENISATGEARNSSGSPISAAPS is encoded by the exons ATGAAAAGTGAAGTTGGGAAGTGGGTATTAGGTTTGGTATACATATTTGCTGTTGCATCTATCTGGATAGCTGCCAGTTTCGTAGTACAGTCGGTTGTAGATGCCGGTGTGTCCCCGTTCCTCATCACATACATATGCAATTCTCTGTTTGTGATCTACATTCCCTTGGTTGAAATCGGGCGGTATTTGGAGGATAATTTTGAGGGGTTTTGGATTTGGAGAAGTAGGAAGAGTAGCCCTTTGCAAAGATTAGGAGATTCGGAGCAAATCACTCTCCTTGAGGAGACTGACGGAGTTGTGAAAGCAGATGCGGAAGAGGGGGAAGTGAATCTTGGTGCAGAACCGAAAGTTGTATTGTACGAGCTTGTTGGAACTTCAGCAACTCAAGACAATGGCACTGAAACGGTAGATAAGCAAGTGGATGAAAAAGGGCGTTGGACACGAACTCGAGTGGCTAAAGTTAGCCTGCTGATTTCCCCGTTTTGGTTTTTCGCACAGCTGACTTTCAATTTGTCATTGAAGTATACTACGGTTACG TCGAATACAATCTTAAGCAGTTCATCCAGCCTTTTCACCTTTTTGGTCGCCCTAGTATTCTTAGGGGAGAAGTTTACTTTGGTTAAGCTTATTAGCGTTCTTCTTTGCATGGGAGGAACGATAATTGTCAGCCTTGGTGACTCACGAACTGCTCTAAGTGCAATTGCTTCAAACCCTCTCCTCGGCGACATACTTGCTCTTGTCTCGGCGGCCTTCTATTCTGTGTATATTACCCTCATTCGCAAGAAATTACctgatgaggatgatgaaaaaAGCGGCCGTGCCAGTATGGCTCAGTTTCTAGGATTTCTAGGGCTTTCCAACCTTCTTATATTTCTTCCGGTTGCCCTTATACTTCATTTCTCCAAGCTGGAGCCGTTTTACATGCTTACCTGGGAGCAGGTCGGTCTCATCGTTGGTAAAG GTTTGTTGGATAATGTTCTGAGCGACTACTTATGGGCCAAGGCCGTTCTTCTAACCACCACGACGGTAGCAACGGCCGGTCTGACCATCCAGGTTCCGCTGGCGGCAATTGTTGACTCAATGACTGGCCATGCTCCTCATTTTGCCGATTACCTTGGAGCCGTGGCGGTCATGATCGGATTCGCAGGCATAAACATTCCCGCTGATGCTTTTAACAGACCAAAAGAAGCTATACTTGCGAGAGAGAGTGAAAATATCAGTGCAACCGGTGAAGCTCGCAATTCATCAGGCAGCCCGATTTCAGCTGCCCCTTCATAG